The following coding sequences are from one Schizosaccharomyces osmophilus chromosome 1, complete sequence window:
- the alm1 gene encoding nucleoporin Alm1, with protein sequence MASGEHEDDVQFVHERFGVSPEDLKPLAKVPSFSILVVALRSKVRDLNSLKEQMVLQEVNSEHKQNVTNRRALHLQEQLGSRNEIAKQFQEKAEELQKDVDASKEANCQIQSQLNSCSEEKNSLVLEKQQLNSRVIDMERKLSDSENLLRSFQEEKQKNEDLIQNLQQQMQEMEENQRNLTLNQSSSTFKEEIYLQEKNALVLDIKRLQDETKSMSEELASSKHSQNVLQEQVAALKTSNSELGQKYTSVVHESQTKSKDKGSNTSTTAMEVDDKIDVFDDLQKELEAQQRLTSLWESQCSELQSQLDKTVNNQSASKELDTSANSTFEEQLKMSKGQLKVANETISKLHSEVDRLASELQVTKQRKEVSPAGVGLFSSVAQRLNASQNPEISFTKVYSDNMRLQQAVLNLQQQLDRANDKICWFFYQIKERIPIFQQQREEIARNNVFMVDLSEKLSTSKEVINNTKQKYQVSKLQQEETQLRLMATQVQCQDLMREVQCLLLNLDYLQGTGNRSLPQKIQEALDNFSKQPSGNEVAVSVDIPNFTSVQEALAQVLQLRENIRTVECNLEIQKKASEYQLSIKTEELNEQHENVTNKLQSELKLANTKMQNFIHERSVLKEMLNMYKEKTVQKVSQKPPDMNGSSQAAVDDIEKQFETYRNEMVAANESLSKRINDLISQLEKTRKEANKVKYREQLSLQRLNVSKQNVDSLGKEMKELRTLNSYLQEVLNRQDLNAGKISEEHIQLKSLCSRMNSEIASLTSEKEVFGKIQQRLTSENSNLLSERERLTNLVSNLQSLLNEQQRIFSLNKLSFEAKNSEMKQAVNSLQGSNEKLEQALQSANDLANMKDTDINSLRIKLEEVEATKQEYVNIRNSLESENKGLQSQLKSESNKIEELQTRLSHQQSMTASERETELGSVVVGLRMENSSLQTGLNVSKDHTKRLEEAIRLAEETLEKLQQEYQTLRLSTSKQLEENRNYINALEKKGNDLEEKLRSVQQQHDYDNEQKDGKISLLIKENEQLSDDITSARNLEKELLQKQNLLQQENVKLSEGCRKARDAYEKELLRHANAMSNLQKLRAEYDSVLKRTNHVSEPTGSENLIAARELKDMPDSASATPDVIALRKQNALLLAQLQTPTDNDLSTLDITSEKLGSVMKLSLPDLQTYIKQMFNEANILACQRQLISIENKRLRKLVEQSNQIVLEFQSTQKASTTETSSDGAPIDNNLSRMVKLLNDSNKLLRKKEEEHNGIINNLQDKVFSLERELEVQNNHSHELENEVAGGKEMIRRVEEENQRLQQHNQQILHSLKENKITDASAETSNADEKLLVELRQNIEKLTTELESAKETIEKIESEKGAASNTIEQLTARSKTVAAAWRSKYDQLVAKSLEKHNQVRQQLSQKTSELESKIKETDALKEKLQKYEESEPFEDNARDHQDIKKVSDEFQKAEYITAQQRLAEATTELDATKKEVLSLREKIDQLDKEKISQSVGSGTTSGEEIEKKNQALKQAVLKLRSRITQEVQKNDAVSKQCTELETQLEKLRRSLDSQTQDASDSGSLRASDEQKLSTLLKEKENMLSGTFEIVFQEPFEKIVTSSSDFPDAVKTEWKKRQEELLKKIQEDTKQSHERQISNLRTELEMRSKLKLSMLEKNLAKVRAELQKTTQKDKNSSVEATQPKNDGKSSTVTSKTIESQKEPNGDKSSSGDSLKRPRSNAENEDSSLTIKKSK encoded by the coding sequence ATGGCTTCAGGTGAACATGAAGATGATGTTCAATTCGTTCACGAACGCTTCGGCGTGTCTCCTGAAGACCTGAAGCCTTTAGCTAAAGTACCAAGTTTTTCCATACTAGTTGTTGCATTGCGTTCTAAGGTACGCGACTTGAATTCGCTAAAGGAACAGATGGTTTTACAAGAGGTGAATTCCGAACATAAACAGAATGTGACTAATAGAAGAGCGTTGCACCTTCAAGAGCAGCTCGGTTCGCGAAATGAAAttgcaaaacaatttcaagaaaaagcagaGGAACTCCAAAAAGATGTGGATGCTTCGAAAGAAGCGAATTGCCAGATTCAGTCTCAGCTTAACTCTTGctctgaagaaaaaaattcgttagttttggaaaaacaacaaCTAAATTCACGAGTTATAGATATGGAAAGGAAGCTTAGTGACTCTGAGAATCTCCTTCGATCTTTTCaagaggaaaagcaaaaaaatgaagatttgaTCCAAAACTTGCAGCAGCAAATGCAAGAAATGGAAGAGAATCAGCGAAACTTAACATTGAATCAAAGCAGCAGCACTTTCAAGGAAGAGATTTacttacaagaaaaaaatgcgCTTGTTTTGGATATAAAAAGGTTACAAGATGAAACTAAAAGCATGTCTGAAGAACTAGCATCTTCTAAACATAGCCAAAATGTGCTTCAAGAGCAAGTTGCTGCACTTAAAACAAGTAACTCTGAGCTGGGACAAAAATATACGAGCGTTGTGCATGAAAGTCAAACTAAATCAAAGGATAAAGGATCGAATACATCCACCACAGCAATGGAAGTTGATGACAAAATCGACGTTTTTGATGATCTACAGAAGGAGCTTGAAGCTCAACAACGTTTAACTTCATTATGGGAGTCTCAGTGCTCAGAACTTCAAAGTCAATTAGACAAAACCGTCAATAATCAGAGTGCTTCTAAAGAGTTGGACACATCTGCTAATAGCACATTTGAAGAACAGTTGAAAATGAGCAAAGGTCAATTGAAAGTTGCCAACGAAACAATCAGCAAACTACACTCCGAAGTTGACAGACTTGCTAGCGAATTACAAGttacaaaacaaagaaaagaggtATCTCCTGCAGGTGTTGGTCTTTTTTCATCAGTCGCTCAGAGATTAAACGCATCACAGAACCCAGAAATATCTTTTACGAAAGTGTATTCTGACAATATGCGGTTACAGCAAGCTGTTTTGAATTTACAACAACAACTTGATCGTGCTAATGATAAAATCTGTTGGTTTTTCTATCAAATTAAAGAACGTATAccaatttttcaacaacaaaGGGAAGAAATCGCAAGAAATAATGTTTTTATGGTTGACCTAAGTGAAAAATTATCCACATCAAAAGAAGTCATAAACAACACGAAACAGAAATATCAAGTTTCAAAACTGcaacaagaagaaactcAATTAAGACTTATGGCTACTCAAGTTCAATGTCAAGATCTGATGCGGGAGGTTCAGTGCCTTCTCTTGAACTTGGATTATTTGCAAGGGACGGGAAATAGAAGCTTACCtcaaaaaatacaagaagCTTTGGATAATTTTTCTAAGCAGCCATCGGGGAATGAAGTCGCAGTTTCAGTTGATATCCCCAACTTTACGTCTGTACAGGAAGCTTTGGCACAAGTTTTACAACTTCGCGAAAACATAAGAACCGTTGAATGCAACttggaaatccaaaagaaagcttctGAGTACCAACTTTCAATTAAAACCGAAGAATTGAATGAACAGCATGAGAACGTGACAAATAAATTACAAAGTGAGCTAAAATTGGCCAACACGAAGATGCAGAATTTTATTCACGAACGTAGTGTCCTTAAAGAAATGTTGAACAtgtataaagaaaagactgTTCAAAAAGTTTCCCAGAAACCCCCTGATATGAATGGTTCTTCACAAGCAGCTGTTGATgatattgaaaaacaatttgaGACGTATCGCAATGAGATGGTTGCGGCTAACGAATCACTTTCTAAAAGGATTAACGATCTAATTAGTCAGCTTGAAAAAACGAGAAAAGAAGCGAACAAAGTGAAATATCGTGAACAGTTAAGCCTACAACGACTGAATGTATCAAAGCAAAATGTTGACTCTCTCGGGAAAGAAATGAAGGAGTTAAGGACCCTTAATAGTTATCTTCAAGAAGTCCTTAATCGCCAAGATTTGAATGCTGGTAAAATATCAGAAGAGCACATCCAACTTAAGTCATTATGTTCAAGGATGAACAGCGAAATTGCGAGTTTGACTAGTGAAAAGGAGgtttttggtaaaattCAACAGCGGTTGACTTCAGAAAATAGTAATTTGCTGAGTGAGCGGGAACGTTTGACGAATCTTGTTTCTAATTTGCAATCACTTCTTAATGAGCAACAAAGGATCTTTTCACTCAATAAGCTATCTTTTGAGGCTAAAAATAGCGAAATGAAGCAAGCTGTAAACTCATTGCAAGGTTCTAATGAAAAGCTTGAACAAGCTTTGCAGTCAGCAAATGACCTAGCCAATATGAAGGATACAGATATTAATTCTCTTCGCATAAAGCTCGAAGAAGTTGAAGCTACCAAACAAGAGTACGTAAACATAAGGAACTCTCTAGAATCGGAAAACAAAGGACTACAATCACAACTGAAATCAGAAAGCAATAAAATAGAGGAACTCCAAACAAGACTATCTCATCAACAATCGATGACAGCTTCCGAACGAGAAACTGAGTTGGGTTCAGTCGTAGTTGGTTTAAGAATGGAAAATTCGTCTTTGCAAACTGGTCTCAATGTGTCAAAAGACCACACAAAGCGCCTTGAGGAAGCTATTCGCTTAGCTGAAGAAACATTAGAAAAGCTTCAACAGGAATACCAAACACTGCGATTGTCAACTTCGAAACAACTAGAAGAAAATCGTAATTATATCAATGCTTTAGAGAAGAAAGGCAATGATCTCGAAGAAAAACTCCGCAGCGTGCAGCAGCAACACGATTATGATAACGAGCAAAAGGATGGCAAAATTTCTCTActtattaaagaaaatgagcAACTATCAGACGATATCACAAGTGCTCGtaatttagaaaaagaattacttcaaaaacaaaatttgcTACAACAAGAGAATGTGAAATTATCTGAAGGTTGCCGAAAAGCTCGCGATGCTTATGAGAAAGAATTGCTCAGGCATGCAAATGCCAtgtcaaatcttcaaaagctCAGGGCTGAGTATGATTCTGTACTGAAACGTACAAATCATGTTTCTGAGCCTACTGGGTCTGAGAATCTCATTGCAGCTCGAGAGCTTAAAGATATGCCAGATTCAGCTTCTGCAACACCAGATGTGATTGCACtaagaaagcaaaatgcTTTACTTCTTGCTCAGTTACAAACACCGACTGATAATGACTTATCTACCCTAGACATCACTTCTGAAAAACTTGGTTCCGTCATGAAGCTTTCATTACCAGATCTTCAAACTTACATTAAGCAAATGTTTAATGAGGCTAATATTTTAGCATGCCAAAGACAGCTTAtatcaattgaaaataagaGGTTAAGAAAGCTGGTTGAACAATCAAATCAAATAGTTCTGGAATTTCAATCGACGCAAAAAGCTTCAACAACCGAAACCAGTTCCGATGGTGCACCCATTGATAACAATCTTTCCCGAATGGTGAAGTTATTGAATGATAGTAATAAACTGTTGCgcaaaaaggaagaagaacatAATGGCATTATTAACAACTTGCAAGATAAAGTCTTCTCTCTTGAGCGTGAACTGGAAGTTCAAAACAATCACTCTCATGAGCTAGAAAATGAGGTAGCGGGAGGGAAAGAAATGATCCGTCgagttgaagaagaaaaccaGAGACTGCAACAGCACAACCAACAAATTCTCCACtcattgaaagaaaacaagattaCGGATGCTTCGGCGGAGACTTCAAACGCTGATGAAAAACTGTTGGTTGAGCTACGCCAAAATATTGAGAAGTTAACTACCGAACTTGAATCAGCTAAAGAgacaatagaaaaaatagaatccGAAAAAGGAGCGGCTTCGAATACGATCGAACAGTTGACTGCTAGAAGCAAAACTGTTGCCGCCGCATGGAGATCTAAGTATGATCAACTTGTTGCTAAGAGTTTGGAAAAGCACAATCAAGTTCGCCAGCAACTTTCTCAAAAAACTTCGGAGCTTGAAtcgaaaatcaaagaaactGACGcgcttaaagaaaaacttcaGAAATATGAAGAAAGTGAACCCTTTGAAGATAATGCTAGGGATCATCAGGATATCAAAAAGGTTAGTGATGAATTTCAGAAGGCTGAATATATAACAGCCCAGCAAAGGCTAGCGGAAGCTACGACTGAATTAGATGCTACCAAAAAGGAAGTTTTATCATTGAGGGAAAAGATTGATCAACttgataaagaaaaaatatctCAATCCGTTGGTTCTGGAACGACAAGTGgagaagaaatagaaaagaaaaatcaagctTTGAAACAGGCTGTCTTGAAATTACGTTCTCGGATTACTCAAGAAGTACAAAAGAATGATGCTGTGAGTAAACAATGTACAGAACTTGAAACACAATTAGAGAAGTTGCGTAGATCGTTAGATTCGCAAACACAGGACGCAAGTGATTCAGGAAGCTTAAGGGCATCTGATGAACAGAAATTGAGTActcttttaaaagaaaaggaaaatatgCTTTCTGGTACTTTCGAGATTGTCTTCCAAGAGCCCTTTGAGAAGATAGTTACTTCTAGTTCTGACTTCCCCGATGCAGTAAAAACGGAATGGAAAAAACGTCAAGAAGAACTACTTAAAAAGATTCAGGAGGATACGAAACAAAGCCATGAACGACAAATCAGCAACCTCAGGACTGAGTTAGAAATGAGAAGCAAGTTAAAACTTAGCATGcttgaaaagaatttagCAAAAGTTCGAGCCGAGCTGCAAAAGACTACTCAAAAAGATAAGAACTCTTCAGTTGAAGCAACACAACCGAAGAACGATGGCAAGTCTAGTACGGTAACTTCGAAGACAATTGAGTCTCAAAAGGAACCAAACGGTGATAAGTCATCTTCTGGCGATTCTTTGAAACGACCTCGATCGAAtgctgaaaatgaagattcCTCTTTAACTATtaagaaatcaaaatga
- the nup189 gene encoding nucleoporin Nup98 and Nup96 — MFGQNNSSGFGGGTGGFGQNNQQTGGLFGSNTNTTGNSLFGSQNNNAGGFGQNTAQPLFGSSTGGGLFGNRNPPPATAPAPAPAPAPGSAGTGFGMNSGTGSGLFGQSSAPAFGGTNTSSGGGLFGNAGGAAAPSAGSAFSFGSNNPGTTGGFGSTPANTGSTGGFFGSQNNSSGSTGFGAQPPSGGGMFGSASTGQAPAFGSSGFGAGSTNTINGTDNPPYAVTSEKDAQTNGTSAFQSITCMPAYRQYSFEELRLQDYNQGRRFGNPANVTSTPSTFGSTPGFGTSTTGFGQTATPTSNSITPFGSSNTNTNTGGGLFGGGPAFGANNPSTTSGFGANTTNTGGGGLFGQSNQASTTPSTGLFGGAGSGSTFGQQKPAFGFGSNTNTGSGSGGLFGSSTSNPATNTAGTGAGTGTGGGLFGNAGGGFGASTAGTGFGSSAPNNPPASNPPGGGLFGFGNNATSGTNTSAPGSSGLGSGSGFSFGANNAASKPSGFGFGSSTGTGTGTGTSAPATSGFSFGQPSSTAPKPAFGTGSTAPSAKPAGGGLFGGFGANSTPSTATNNAAGNTGSTGGLFGNTGSTAGGLFGSTNTNTGGSGLFGNNTALNNPPNTGGGLLGSGTNTSTTPGAGLFNKPSTGPGLFGSNNTLQQPSTTGSSGLFGSSNMNNQAQPSTLGSGLFGGASQSGQQQQQPLQASIDQNPYGSNPLFSSTVSQTAPTSIQEPIASPLTTQPAPKKAASLPQFWLSPRSSSRSTVASISPFAKSAVMNSATAPSKPKSLHLFDSLNDDVLLSKDAFTPRQNIKKLVITPKVSRDEMFRNENISKPSEEVSKTNDAMKQETTKVESDRTYTLPDGYWMKPGVEELVKYPKDKLTTVPQFCVGRSGYGQVSFLKPVDLTKFEKFEDIPVNVVLFEKKICSVYPEEGSSPPVGEGLNVPAIITLENAWPLSRETREPIKDVDHPRYAQHMKRLQKIKETEFIDFNDGKWTFKVQHFSKYGLFDEDSENDEDLEDEPANNEVSLNRDLGNSEMYEKSSHQGSQCNKTQLTHNTPGSFPPNNQLNTFRKFNDQNDNFDDNSSKKAKVQTEVLGASYPVSSKDNKIEKEDETNDLLSNMTDSPNDSNELKNEDILEDESDEVLDANVQNSKEAVSNLINPSTWLEHLNLGLQRSVLIKSKMANTSSSVQGNKEATGSFAYDQYDLEKDLFGGSIIAKNVSTDFTDTGAKNIPKFHLYPNGSYVQIKNGILKMDSAENLFSLSSTRNENLIKLFEYQLSKSEVYVDANGVCSISPRLSMVVGDLVAFTKSVDQIKVWELASILFDKKDFEVPVSLSLEAREVLSEKLVRDCLSEWITKIVKEEILAKAQKATSSEEKIFILLTGNQISLACEEAVNSENNRLSTLIPLVDSDFDIQAEVKQQLNQWRERGDLAYINKYTRLIFELLSGNTNLAEGCGRSGEEGYVSSMFVSQELSWICAFGLKLWYNTDINIAEAMSLYMESLKMYEKELQRPTVYSDSNGEIYDLMFLLLKAYAVGATLEEFTLPESAKCHPLDYRVVWQLAIFLSKARGICDFSDRDGGMDEVVGEDGIHFKPQSVRADILTLSLASQLESMGYWQWSLFVLLHAENVEIRISSIKNCLARNVKMGLTDYDEKLVSDLLIPKSWIHEAKALSARYNGEHAKEVTFLQEANLFEEAHTCLIRSIAPQAIISNNFKELKCLLEGFRERMEGVVGWNFGGQLYSDYLDLVDGKYENNVEMLKFILQRITVALKEAESQSIHQKASLYKMTRYVNKLCLSQSLDDVAFSLPLTTANSLQNLQYVSVQF, encoded by the coding sequence ATGTTTGGGCAAAATAATTCTTCCGGTTTCGGCGGAGGAACTGGGGGTTTTGGGCAAAATAACCAGCAAACTGGAGGTTTGTTTGGGTCCAATACTAATACTACAGGGAATAGTTTATTTGGTTCCCAAAACAATAATGCAGGTGGCTTTGGACAGAACACCGCACAACCTCTTTTCGGATCAAGTACCGGAGGTGGCTTATTTGGTAATCGCAACCCTCCACCAGCGACTGCACCTGCTCCTGCCCCTGCACCTGCTCCTGGTTCAGCAGGTACGGGATTTGGAATGAATTCGGGAACCGGAAGTGGTTTATTCGGTCAGTCTAGCGCTCCTGCTTTTGGTGGTACAAACACATCAAGTGGTGGTGGCCTTTTTGGTAATGCAGGCGGTGCTGCTGCTCCTTCTGCGGGAAGTGCGTTTTCATTTGGCTCCAACAATCCAGGAACTACTGGTGGATTTGGTAGTACACCAGCAAACACTGGCTCTACCGGTGGCTTCTTTGGGTCACAAAACAATTCCTCTGGGAGCACAGGATTTGGTGCTCAGCCTCCTAGTGGTGGTGGTATGTTTGGCTCAGCATCGACTGGTCAAGCTCCTGCTTTCGGTTCTTCGGGATTTGGAGCAGGAAGCACGAATACGATCAATGGTACGGATAATCCTCCTTACGCGGTAACATCTGAGAAGGACGCACAAACTAATGGTACAAGTGCTTTCCAGTCCATAACGTGTATGCCGGCGTATAGGCagtattcttttgaagagtTACGCTTACAAGATTATAATCAAGGTCGTCGATTTGGAAATCCTGCGAATGTAACTTCCACTCCATCAACCTTCGGGTCTACTCCTGGGTTTGGTACTTCCACTACAGGTTTCGGCCAGACAGCCACTCCTACTTCAAATTCAATCACTCCCTTTGGATCTTCTAATACGAATACTAATACTGGTGGAGGTCTTTTTGGTGGCGGTCCTGCATTTGGTGCTAACAATCCGAGTACTACTTCAGGATTCGGTGCGAATACTACGAACACCGGAGGTGGCGGATTGTTTGGTCAATCAAATCAAGCATCAACTACTCCTTCGACTGGGTTATTTGGCGGTGCCGGCAGCGGATCGACTTTTGGCCAACAAAAACCagcttttggttttggctCCAATACAAATACCGGTAGTGGTAGTGGCGGGCTATTTGGCTCTTCGACCTCCAACCCCGCTACCAATACCGCTGGTACAGGCGCAGGTACAGGTACGGGAGGCGGATTATTCGGTAACGCCGGAGGGGGTTTTGGAGCAAGTACCGCAGGCACGGGATTCGGTAGCTCTGCTCCAAATAACCCACCCGCATCCAATCCACCTGGAGGTGGTTTGTTCGGATTTGGTAACAATGCTACTTCCGGAACAAATACTAGCGCTCCTGGTAGCTCAGGCCTTGGCTCCGGCAGCggcttttcctttggtGCTAATAATGCTGCTTCTAAGCCATCAGGCTTTGGATTCGGTTCAAGCACGGGTACGGGTACTGGTACTGGCACTAGTGCTCCGGCGACATctggtttttcttttggtcaGCCGTCTAGTACAGCTCCTAAGCCGGCATTTGGGACCGGTTCTACTGCACCCTCTGCTAAACCTGCTGGTGGCGGTTTATTTGGTGGATTTGGTGCTAACAGTACCCCTTCTACAGCTACCAATAATGCAGCTGGTAACACAGGCTCTACGGGAGGTTTATTTGGTAATACAGGCTCTACCGCCGGAGGTCTGTTTGGTAGCACCAATACTAACACCGGTGGTTCCggtctttttggaaataatACAGCTTTAAATAACCCTCCCAACACAGGAGGCGGTTTATTAGGATCTGGTACGAATACTTCTACTACACCAGGTGCTGGCCTGTTTAATAAGCCATCAACAGGACCTGGTTTATTTGGTTCTAACAATACTTTGCAACAACCCTCTACTACAGGTTCTTCCGGGTTGTTTGGCTCCTCAAACATGAATAATCAAGCTCAACCATCTACCTTGGGCTCTGGATTATTTGGGGGTGCTTCTCAGAGTGGACAGCAACAGCAACAACCTCTTCAAGCCAGCATTGATCAGAATCCATATGGCAGTAATCCATTGTTTTCTAGTACAGTATCTCAGACCGCACCAACTTCGATACAGGAGCCTATTGCTTCGCCTTTGACAACCCAACCTGCCCCAAAGAAAGCAGCATCATTGCCTCAATTCTGGCTATCCCCTAGATCGAGTAGTCGTTCCACTGTTGCTTCCATCTCTCCTTTTGCGAAATCTGCGGTAATGAATTCAGCAACCGCTCCAAGCAAGCCAAAATCTTTACATTTGTTTGATTCACTAAATGATGACGTCCTATTAAGCAAAGACGCTTTCACTCCTAGGCAGAACATTAAGAAATTGGTCATAACTCCAAAGGTGTCACGAGATGAAATGTTtcgaaatgaaaatatatcTAAGCCTTCTGAAGAAGTATCAAAGACAAATGATGCTATGAAGCAGGAGACAACGAAGGTTGAAAGTGATCGAACTTATACTTTACCTGATGGCTACTGGATGAAACCAGGAGTTGAGGAATTGGTTAAATACCCTAAGGACAAATTAACTACGGTACCCCAATTTTGTGTTGGGCGTTCGGGTTATGGTCaagtttcctttttaaaacCTGTCGATTTGACTaagtttgaaaagtttgaagaTATCCCTGTCAATGTTGTCCTTTtcgagaaaaaaatatgcTCTGTTTATCCTGAGGAAGGGTCTAGTCCTCCCGTTGGAGAAGGTTTAAATGTCCCTGCCATTATTACTCTTGAAAATGCGTGGCCTCTATCTCGAGAAACAAGGGAACCTATCAAAGATGTTGATCATCCTAGATATGCTCAGCATATGAAGCGACTTCAGAAAATTAAGGAAACAGAGTTTATTGATTTTAATGATGGTAAATGGACCTTCAAAGTTCAACACTTTTCTAAATACGGACTGTTCGATGAAGATtctgaaaatgatgaagattTAGAGGATGAGCCCGCCAACAACGAAGTTTCATTGAACCGTGATTTAGGTAATTCAGAAATGTATGAGAAGTCGAGTCATCAAGGCTCGCAATGTAACAAGACACAACTTACTCACAATACTCCAGGCTCTTTTCCTCCCAATAATCAACTAAACACTTTCCGTAAATTCAATGATCAGAATGATAACTTTGATGAcaattcatcaaagaaagcaaaagtgCAAACAGAAGTACTTGGAGCTTCATATCCGgtatcttcaaaagataataagatagagaaagaagatgaaacgAATGATTTGTTATCGAACATGACGGATAGCCCTAACGACTCaaatgaattgaagaaTGAAGATATTTTGGAGGATGAGTCTGATGAAGTACTTGACGCAAACGTGCAAAATTCAAAGGAGGCAGTGAGTAATCTGATTAATCCGAGTACGTGGCTGGAACATCTGAACTTGGGGTTACAAAGATCTGTATTAATAAAGTCTAAAATGGCCAACACTTCTTCCTCGGTACAGGGCAATAAGGAAGCAACTGGTAGCTTTGCTTATGACCAGtatgatttggaaaaagaccTGTTTGGAGGTAGTATAATTGCCAAAAATGTTTCAACTGATTTTACGGACACTGGTGCGAAAAATATTCCAAAGTTTCATCTTTATCCGAATGGATCTTACgtacaaataaaaaatggaattcTAAAAATGGATTCAGCGGAAAATCTGTTCAGCCTTTCTAGCAcaagaaacgaaaatttgATAAAGCTTTTTGAGTACCAGCTCTCTAAAAGCGAAGTATATGTTGATGCTAATGGTGTATGTTCTATATCACCGCGTTTATCAATGGTGGTCGGAGATTTAGTAgcatttacaaaaagcGTTGATCAAATTAAAGTTTGGGAATTAGCGTCAATATTATTCGACAAGAAAGACTTTGAAGTTCCAGTGTCTTTGTCTCTTGAGGCTCGAGAAGTGCTTTCCGAAAAGCTTGTTCGCGATTGTTTGTCTGAATGGATTACAAAAATCGTAAAAGAAGAGATATTAGCAAAGGCTCAAAAGGCTACATCctcagaagaaaaaatatttattttattgaCCGGCAATCAAATTAGCCTTGCGTGTGAAGAGGCTGTGAATTCGGAAAATAATCGTTTATCGACGTTGATTCCTCTTGTCGATAGCGATTTTGATATCCAAGCCGAAGTTAAGCAACAGCTGAATCAATGGCGAGAACGAGGTGATCTTGCTTATATCAACAAGTATACCCGTCTTATCTTTGAACTTCTCTCTGGTAACACCAACCTAGCTGAGGGTTGTGGAAGATCTGGAGAAGAGGGTTACGTTTCTTCGATGTTTGTCTCTCAGGAATTAAGTTGGATATGTGCTTTTGGCTTGAAATTATGGTATAACACTGATATCAATATTGCTGAAGCTATGTCGCTGTACATGGAGTCCTTGAAAATGtacgaaaaagaattacaaaGGCCCACGGTGTATAGTGACTCAAATGGAGAAATTTACGATCTAATGTTTTTGTTACTGAAAGCGTATGCTGTCGGAGCAACCCTAGAAGAATTTACGCTCCCAGAAAGCGCAAAATGCCATCCACTAGACTATCGGGTGGTTTGGCAATTGGCGATTTTTCTATCAAAAGCTCGAGGTATCTGTGATTTTTCAGACAGAGATGGCGGCATGGATGAGGTTGTAGGTGAAGATGGTATACACTTCAAACCTCAGAGCGTAAGAGCAGATATTTTAACACTTTCGCTTGCCTCTCAGCTCGAAAGTATGGGTTATTGGCAGTGGTCTTTATTTGTGCTCCTGCACGCAGAAAATGTTGAAATACGTATATCCAGCATTAAAAACTGCCTTGCGCGAAATGTTAAAATGGGTTTAACCGATtatgatgaaaaattaGTTAGCGACTTACTCATCCCAAAAAGCTGGATACATGAAGCGAAGGCATTAAGTGCTCGTTATAATGGAGAACACGCGAAAGAAGTAACCTTCCTTCAAGAAGCAaatttatttgaagaagctcaTACATGCTTAATTCGAAGCATCGCTCCTCAAGCCATTATCAGCAATAACtttaaagaattgaagTGCTTGTTGGAAGGATTCCGAGAACGAATGGAAGGAGTTGTGGGTTGGAATTTCGGCGGACAACTGTACTCTGACTATCTTGACCTGGTAGACGGAAAGTATGAAAATAACGTCGAAATGttaaaatttattttacaaagaaTTACTGTTGCACTGAAAGAAGCTGAATCACAGTCGATTCATCAAAAGGCCTCTTTGTATAAGATGACCCGTTATGTTAACAAGCTTTGCCTAAGCCAGTCGTTAGACGATGTTGCGTTTAGTTTGCCTCTTACGACCGCCAACAGTCTTCAGAATTTGCAGTACGTTTCCGTTCAATTTTAA